The stretch of DNA TTCGTGATGTCGTTCCTGGGCGACGTGACCACGCTGGGCGGCTCGCTGATCCGGCCGCACGACATCGAGGTGACCCTCGCGCCGGTGGGGCCGGACTCGGTGGAGGGCACCGTGGCGCGGGTGCTGCGGATCGGCTTCGAGGTGCGGCTGACGGTGCTGACGGATCCTGGCGAGGTCGTCACCGTGGAGATGACGCGCACGCACGCGAAGCGCCTCGGCGTGGAGGAGGGTTCGACGGTGTTCCTCTCCGCCGTGGTCGGTGCGACGACGGTGTGAGGCTTACCTGGCGTGCGGTTGTGACCCCTGGGGGTCACAACCGCACGTTGGGGGTCGACGTTTTGCCTGACAAGGTGCGGTTCTGACCCCTGGGGGTCACAACCATCGCGCAGCTCAGTGCGGCTGCCAGGCGTCGTCGTCCGCGGTGCGGGAGGTGACCTCGTCGGGGAGCTGCTGGGTGGCGAGCTGGTCGATGGAGACCTTCTCGAAGACGTCGCGCAGTGCGTCGCGGGCCGCGATCCAGACGTGCTGGAGGACGTCGGCGCGCTCGTTGTAGGTGACCGCCTCGGGCCGCAGGCCGTAGACGCTGACCAGGGGGCCGTCGACCGCGCGGATCACGTCGGCGACCGAGACGTCGCCGGCTGACTTCGCGAGGCGCC from Nocardioides sp. BP30 encodes:
- a CDS encoding RrF2 family transcriptional regulator, which produces MRVSAKSDYALRALIEMSAREDGKAVSAEELGRLQEIPHGFLQAILADLRKSGIVISQRGQSGGWRLAKSAGDVSVADVIRAVDGPLVSVYGLRPEAVTYNERADVLQHVWIAARDALRDVFEKVSIDQLATQQLPDEVTSRTADDDAWQPH